The genomic segment attcaacacgtcataaaacattaattatattaaatttattaaaacattagttttcaaataaaaattgtaaatttctttttttaacaccaaatatatttattatttgttctataTATTCATTCTTTTTATCTTCAATTTTTTCCCTATGTACACTTATACATAATCCATCAAGTCTATCTTCACTCATCGTAGATCTTGTCCATGTCTTTACTCTTCGTAATGTACTAAATGATCGTTCTACAGTGCATGTCCTAGGTggcaatgtaaaatatattataatacctttctTGACGGCAGGAAAAAATTCACACTCCtttaacaattatgtataatcTACCATTGTATCGTTTATAAATgattgtgattttaattttctataatcaTACCAAATTAAACCGTTaacttttatattaggtattttaaaatgattttcaatatcttgaagtatgttaatatattcatttttttgtagtttagcCATTTCATTTGGAAGCAaccaacataatttaaatggagtctcattgttttcattaaatctattatttaacGAGCTAATAATTGAGTCtaaatatggtataaatatagaTACTCTGTAATAATCTTCGAAAGAATCATTTGATAAACAATTATGATTTGATCGTTGACTCTGATGGTTTGTTCTTCGaggtattttaagtataaaatctaAGCTATTTGCAGCTTTAGTGATTtcctcaaaaattgtattaaaatactctATACTGTTTTCTCTATGTTTAGTTAATATACCAAGAAGTTCAGTTTTAACAAATTTGTGAACAGAATGAAGATTAACACTTGTACCTTGTAATTTGGCCACAACTGGTTCTAGAACAAGCAATTACTTTTAAACTAatcaaaaaagtataatttgatGTGGCTGATGAAAGTTGGAATGCACGATTTCTTGTAACAGTATTTGCTTCTGAACTAATAGATAACTTTTCAagaacagttttaatttcaatgacatttttatcaaatagccGTATACATTTGTACTTTTCTGACCAACGTGTCTCACAAAATAATGGAATATTTGGAATAAATTTTCTTCTCAAAATACTCTCtctaaaaaacttaattatttcttttacagTACCAATAGTATTTCTGATTTCAGGAATTGAATTTTGATCGTTAACTACTAAATTAAGCTTATGTGAAGCACAATGAAAATAACAAGCAGTTGgatatatttttcgtataattgTCTGTACACCATTTACTTTACCAAAACCTAGGCCAAAAagtttcaacatatttaaaccatatttttcTGTTGATTCTAATATACTTTTTGATATACCTtctgcatttaaaatatgtatatttgatataacaatacacaaatctgttatcataaataaaatattatggNNNNNNNNNNNNNNNNNNNNNNNNNNNNNNNNNNNNNNNNNNNNNNNNNNNNNNNNNNNNNNNNNNNNNNNNNNNNNNNNNNNNNNNNNNNNNNNNNNNNNNNNNNNNNNNNNNNNNNNNNNNNNNNNNNNNNNNNNNNNNNNNNNNNNNNNNNNNNNNNNNNNNNNNNNNNNNNNNNNNNNNNNNNNNNNNNNNNNNNNNNNNNNNNNNNNNNNNNNNNNNNNNNNNNNNNNNNNNNNNNNNNNNNNNNNNNNNNNNNNNNNNNNNNNNNNNNNNNNNNNNNNNNNNNNNNNNNNNNNNNNNNNNNNNNNNNNNNNNNNNNNNNNNNNNNNNNNNNNNNNNNNNNNNNNNNNNNNNNNNNNNNNNNNNNNNNNNNNNNNNNNNNNNNNNNNNNNNNNNNNNNNNNNNNNNNNNNNNNNNNNNNNNNNNNTAACCTGATTTGCCAAAGTAGGTAAATAaaccaaaatgcaatattgccataaacaaaatatagattttcatatattaaataaaatttttaaattctatctaAAAAATAGATTCTAATCATAATGAACAATTTTCCAAGATTTTCGGCATTTTCCAGGGGGGGGACATGTCCCTCCCTTGCCCCCCCCCATATGGGCGCCCTTGGTTaggatattaataacaattaaaaaaataaattactaattcaATATCATCAAATTATCGTCCTCAAATTATCATTCAATTGAATTAGGtaacgttggaaaaaaaaataaaatatcaagcgTTAAATCGTGTAACCAAAAATGTCGTTCTCAATCGTGTTTTACCGAACTAGtgaaatacctaaaataatccGAGACCTACACCTGACTAACTAGTTTAATAAGTAGCTAAAATAATTTGGATGCAAACTCGGATGCAGCCATAATACGTATACCTGTACGAAAGTGGCTAagcatatagccatatatatctactatatagatacctatctcGACGTTCCAGGTCCATCATTGATGCGTTATGACCTATGAATTTCAAGTTTTGAcgcattaagatattttttttgagcttCGACATGATTCAgcataaaacaacttttttgcAACATAATTGagcaaatacaaaaaaaaaccacacggTTGAACATAAAAACctctgcaacgttgccatttttaatttcaaactacctatatcatacaaaaaatatttattttaataattataataattaaaaatatggtacGAATTAAAACAACATGATTTCATAGTCAATAatagttacattttataaatctgtTTATCGAACACtggtattatttctataataatttggaattgtatcttgattatcttatattttcccCCAATACTAAAGGTTTAGAATGTCACGGTCAAagtatattaatgataaaactaatatttattgctccggaactaatttattaatcgataacattgtcaATAAAGCTGGACTCAGCTCACGGCTCGCGACTCGTTTAAGTTTGGTATAATAATCATAGACATCAATATACTAGTAGAGAATATAGATGTAGTTCCATAGTCAGACGTGTTTCAGTCTGACGTGACCTGGTGTTACCGAATTACACGGCACATGTGCACTAGATATATGATACAATAAACTGTGTTTAACTCATAACTGCGTATAATATTGGTAACTAGTATAAGGTATAcggtaataatacgtgaaaataataaattacaaaatgtcgGCAACGTGAATGTGGCAACGTCGCATAAATTATTCCACGCTTAATATCGTGTTGCTAAAAAGGtatatgctcaatcgtgctttaccgatttctttttaaactaataataaaacttaactaactttttaaactaataataagagatcaatatttttatttttttgttaatattatattataagaatgtagCAGTGTAGCACTGTAGCTTATGAATTGTGTACCTACTCAAGTAACACTACGAGTAGGTAATGAcgaagtttattttaataacacaatctatataatactcaatataggtacctacctatactctctagtaaaaatatgtcttataatatttgatacttGTATTTTCCAGTGGATTGGTGTGATACTTCTGATAAAATGCCTTATGCTGTTAAATCCATTTTACGGTAAGTGCACAGTTTTCCATTTGTCACATTATCATTGTACTCATTTCCGTCGCAAACGCTTTCATTTGTCATCTGTTTGAAGTGCTTAagtgcttataaattatattattaatttatggctggtacctatacatacgatataagtatacctactaggtagtagatacatacaaaatatattgaaacattGAATTAATCATTTAATCTATTACACTAAATTAACACTACACTTTTCATTAGTCAttgctaataattaaaaattaagataatagataggtaatattataatttacagttatgtatacataataggtacataggtatatattatataatatacatctgaGGTACTTACTCGGATAGTTAATGATTCATATAAACGCTttattatctgtatattatcTGCATTCTCTGTTTAATACTTATTGCATTTTCTTTCCAGACCACATGTATCATTTACACCGTATTAAATACGAAATATGTTCTAAAACTTACCCACtaatcttaaaaatacaattttcaataaatataaaaaattaattatttacacataaaagtaaaataggtaCGTTTCTGACGACTGTAAAACATTAGGTaccaattgaatattaatatacaaaaaaaagttttgaaattttattatattgtacctacaaattaatataggtagtacatattttgaaaaatatggaaataggttcctacctaaatataaatcaattctCCAAATagttctatataaattaaacactaagtaataatatattaacaaatttcttttttcaGAAGACCATTACTATTACTCACGTTCAGAACAAATAGTACACGATTttatcaaattcatttttttgtttttaatatctgTGTTCCTTAACGTCAATTATTACCTGAAGGAATCAACATACGACGTAAGTACATACAACATATAGGAACCTAAGCCtaactaatattatgtgtatccaGTGTTAATTCGTTTAAACTTACActcataagtaggtactaggtaggtacttgggagattataatagtcatatcacttggttttaatttttgcatcatttttatttttttttctatgagataatttaaaattgttaggtatacaatacattattcacTATTGTTTATTTCTTTCCTACGAtcgaattaatattacaaaatattgcataattgtattaactattgacattttattaataattgttttagcaTAAAgtccataaaatatatcagtGGCTAGCGGTCAATACGATATTTCTGTCGTATTTCATACTGGCTATTACTTATATCACGATCAACTATAACTATCCTgccatactttattatttagtacctatatgcagtaagtatatacctaataatattatgaactttatgtctttatatgacgtatataatattacatgtctCCACACTCCAATAGAAATGCTCAAATTCaccacattttgttttattgaagtAAAACTTTTTTCTTGAGGTGtggtcagaaaaaaaaatgttaacgaaaaatgaaacgacatgtttgtttatttattttgcaagttaTGGACGGCGGCGGGAGCAtgtacgtttatattttttattctattgatTTTTCTCACTCCCTCCCtaattcacttataatttcATGGGCCCCAATACTtatgaaagaagttttactttcCCAGAGTGTAATGGAGGGCTCACACACTCtcgttttttttattccataaaatcgatattaagtaaaaaaaaaaacaaaacacaatattttattgattaaaaatgaaataggtatattaaaaaattatattacttactaATTTACGCAAAATAGGTTTGGATAGAAAATATGTCTATATGGCCAAGAAGCAATAGTAACTAATAagactataggtaataattatgtatattgacaTACTATgtcaataatatgcattttttcgtaaaaaataaaactgttatgagtttattgtttatatcttTATgactataatcaataatatcaaacgtattttaaattaatattatatttgattttaaaacacagttttttgtCACTTATTccttattttcttaaaaattgacTTGTTGTGAttgttatagactatagtacgTGGTTTTAtgaccatttattataatatattattttgtcacttCTGTAGATCGAAAAGAATATCCATTTGCAGATAACCAACAGTAGCACACTAGATAGGGTGAACTGTAAAGAGATATAAATAggacatttattatttgataactgaaagagttttatttttaaatattatgcgcccatgttataaataataatttctgatAATGCATTGATGCCGAAGGGGGAAAATCATCCAAACCGAAACCTAAATTCTTAAACacctaatataaactattttttcacGCTCACTCGTTTTGATacgaaaatgcaaaatatttataatttatatttatactaattgtattataaataatatattataagaataacaaattatacataatcaCCTGTTTAAATCCATACAGTCATCCACCTGTGCCAGATCTATGTGGTGAAAAGTTTTTACGACGACGAACTTCTCGCAGCGAGGAGGTTGTTGCCCCCGTTATCATCGGCTGTCGCAGGCCAAAGCCAGGAGGCTGTCGTAAATCAAAACTTGTCCCAAAATTCCGTGAATGTTACACTCAGGCCACCTGCAACAAACTCGGTTTACCCAGTCCAGAGCGCACCACCACTACAGGAAGCCGGATTACAACACAGAAGCAATGGTGCAGCGTTTCCGGTTCCATTGGCGTCCCATGTTTATCCCCAACTGCACCATAATCACCCCCGACACAATGACACCGAACCGCACTTTCAGGTAGTACATGAAATAACTGAATATCGATgggaatcattattataatatattattattatgtaggttaaCCTATACAATAgctattcatataatttattgtttttatattatttaagttccGAATAAAATTGGCCATCTCAGAATTcttgtataagtacctatacctaggtacaaatTATATGTGCGTATGtcctatacattaaaatgtttaagggaaatatataaaatgcattttgtattttaatttgatgattGAAGGCGATTCCataaatacaaatagtataaattatattaggctAGGTTAGAATTAAATTTCGTGTGACAAAAATGGTTGGAACTACCTACTCAGCTATACGTTCGTTATTACATGATCACATCActccattatttaatatttccacatacaatttgaaagaccctgtgtatatattatataaattcaaaattacagTTTCTAAGTGCATGCTtgcgttaggttaggttagtgtGGATATATTTGGAACtagtaaaagataaataatatgaatgattGTGGTGTAGAAGAGGAGTGATAGAAAGGACGAGAGGCCGTGCTCCCAAATTATCGCATTCTTATACTATTCGTACTTCATCGATACGATGCTCGATTGAAAAAATATGggcaggtaggtactataattattcactacatttaggtaaaaaaaagttgatgtcTTATCATTCTAATCCCttaaataaagatttatatacctaataataataataataataatttatttacctctatttatttaaattaataatatattattgatttaaataaatctagtttacaattttgttgtattttgtattttaatcaataatatacaataaatattttgctgTATTTAGTTGAAAAAACCCTAATTTTTGCCAATCCCATACCTatagtacttattttaaattctaagtggagcgatgaatatattgattttaaaataatgtttttttttctgccattaccttttaagacagtaaaaatgcttagattttttcAAACAGTATCATCTCcaaggaaagtgaatttagttggtattttggggggttaaaagtaaaaaattcctatTTTGAAAGCGCAAGGAAAaagtaaagaaaaattaaggaaaaataggaatttttacgcaaaatcggttttcgacaaaatcgattttggttttggatGTAACTCTAACaaaaatgactgtaaatacatgaaatgttcacatGCTAAtgtacacgataacattttcaaaaacaattgatttgtttttaactgtttacgggcattttcagtttccaatttttttgtttgtttttctagATATGGGATAGGATTATATAGGATTAATATAAGATTATCACAATGATTAAAAGttacaattacatttaaattttacaaaaaaacgtATTCAGCCAtggtttaatgttttattattttaaattttagacttCGGTGTCATATCAGCCTGGACTCTCTTCTGTAGAGGTACAGCACCCTCAAGAATATAATAACCCTCCAGCGTATTCATCACCTTACGAACAACAAGCAGAAATTCACTCCGTGAGACAGATTTAAAtggtctatacataatatatgtatcatgtatgaaatattatgtcttaCGTATTCGATGATGAATACTTTTccaatatcacataatattatactacgagatcgtgtaatatcatattattatgtgtaatgtgttCTTTTGAAAATACTAATCATTTGAGACTGTaccgtttatttgttttttttttttgtaatattatattgtacacgctatattaatcaatataatataaattataataacttatataaatgtTGGTTTGAATAACACATCTCGATAATTTACTGTTAGGAATAGGAACACCATTTGTGtacctaaatgtttttattatggaataagaatatacctacctacattcaGTATACAccaataatatagcttaaaatattataattgccaattggtaggttgtaggtaaatcgtacataggtactatatattattatattataaaatagatttcgatattttatatttttatgctattgcacaatatataatattataccgaatacctagtatttataataaaaaaaaatctcatacATCGAgcgtacctaccaatattatttttatttttaacgtcattatacataatatattcaatcagtataatattgtatataatttcagTATAAAATCACCTTCTATTAGCAGTGATTAGTTAGTTAATCCAGAATTGACAAAATGTACCTGTAATCGAAGTACATTTACGTTAATTTAGatgacaaaaatgtttttaatacattgtACGCTCACCCAAACTTAACAGTGTaagctaaaataaattaataataataataataataaaaatataatatttataataataaaaaaatatgtatagggtgTAAGCCAGTTCACCTCCTCGTGATGTACCCGGGTTAATTCTAAATGAACTGGGACGCATTCAGgctacctatgtaaaaaatatgacttttttttctTGGGACGAACTCCGATGATACCTTATTCTGGAAGCACtaggaacattaaaaaaaagggTCAATTCGGGACCCGCTCGGGAAACTCCCTAGGTATTTAGATacctaaaatttaatactatctattatacagtgacccacgtgtatcctactgtacagcagagtgacattcacttgcccacctttttattttttattttttattttatttttgtgtctgtcatcaccttttaggacaataaaaatgcttggagtttcttcaacagtatattttctgataggaaagtgaatcaagttggtactttggggggggtcaaaagtaaaaatttctcacTAGTTTTCAGAAgcgtcgtgaaaaacaaaagaaaaattaaggaaaaacggaaatttttacgcaaaatctgtttttaagaaaatctagatttttactgaatgtttatattagcattttctatacaccatgctttttttataacatgttgactttttttgagctgtttagggacTTTTTcgatttccaatttttttagttttttattctataaatatcaataaaatttaatttgttgggaacaaaagcttgaaaatataatagaaggctcctaatgaATTGATTCAAAgatggatgaaaaatattaaaactccataggcacaatttttttttttttaagcattaagttcaattattgacaaaatacgtaaaaatgccgaaaatttccaaattatattgagttagaaattgataaaaaaattttcttttcaaatctaagatttgaaaatttaatgcaagattCCCATGAATTATAGTCAGTAGTGTGATTCCAGTGGGCGGAAGGCGTTTTATATAGCTTATTtactgaaatttatattttctgacCTTGCAACTGGCATGGCATCAAAAATTATTCACACTgttggaataataaaaaatcgttaCCTAGCGATGTAATATCATATGGGTATTGcctgtaataggtataatgcaGCTGTTCCCAAAGTGTGCGCCACAATGTCTTTACATGGGTCTGCTCTGACGAAGAATTTTATATGAtccaataataaatttgaaaacacaACCATGGCGGTGACGGAAATAATtacgattatataaataaaaatgtataaattatgtattatttaaattaaataaatatttccatattaCTCATCACGATCTTCactggtttttatttaatttttctatttttatagttatcagTCATGATATGAGTTGGAGGAAGGGCGCCCTGAGAAAACCTCTGTTCAAATAGGGCATTGCGAATGAAAAAAGTTTTGGAACCCCTGTGTATaagttaataagtatattatattatacatctatctatttaatcaacaattataataaattattaactgtacaatttgaattttaatttatggttCATCAAGTTTATAATATCGTGTAATCAACCAGTTTTATACTTTCTCAAGTATTTTTGTTCAGTCGTCTatagtttgaaataattattgtatattattaggaataatgtatattattactttactaacctatacatttttaccatttAACCTACATCTAATCGTAATCGTGAATCCGTGGTCCGTAGTCTACTGGTTTGGGGCATTCATTCGCGAAACGATAGCCAGATCAGAAAAATATTCCAGAAAATTAAATCTAGCCCAattttgtgatataatattatatttataattattagatatatcatatatacctCTAGTATGATCTGTAATAAGACACCAGGagatttctacatttttaaatcaaaataaattaaaataataagttacaaattgtttttattggtcaatacaaaagttaaatataaataaaacataatcaattaactattttacaagtatttaccgatcagataaattaaaattaaaattcacatttcaaatcaataggtacctacttcgaATAAAtgcaaagataaaaaaaattattaaaaatcacaaaaacccAAAATGATtatcacatttatattataatattgaaatagcaaattataatacatactaacctaacctactcgACACGGAATCATGATGTATGTACAAATCtactatgtacatatattagAATCTCGTCATCAATCGAGTCTAGTTTAGACAGGATTtcagttaaaaatgaattatgataatacgCGAAAATGTATgacaaagaataataaaaacaaacgcAATAACAGTAACAACAAACGATTTGAACAAAGACCAGTGcacaatatttatagatacacGAATTATTTATCCTGCATTGTAGTTGGGGTAGAGTTCTTACATGTAAGGCGGGGGCGGGGCGGTGGCGGTGGCATTTTGAGTGCAGAAATTAAGATGGGCAGTGTTCAGCCAATGCCTAATGTCTTGTAACATTGCCATTGGTGTGTCTTCCGGATCAATTGAACTGATAAGTCCGTACTTCCACAATAAGGCCAATTGCTCACTGTCAAACAAATGAAGAACGAAATTTATTTGCCTCTTTTGATCACTGTTAGATGAGGATAATGATGAGCTGAGGGAGACACTTACACATTTCCACCGAATAGCGTAATTTTTGAGTAATTTTGCAAGTGTTGAGCGCAACTCGTGACAGTCCAAGACGAAGGCAGCACCACCTGGACCAGGTCCCGTAACGTAATTAATACATCTGAGTATATGAATGGATAGGCGTTTATGCAGTGGATCATTCTCCCTCGAAGTGTTGCCGTTTcgatctttaaaatatatttattatttatttatttatttatttatttattagcaaTTACAAATGGGCgtaaatattatgcacaatgtaatgtttaaataatataatatataatatttatttattaattacaaacatgcgtaatactatattataataatacaaaaaaacaatattgggtacacattttatacagcaaataagtttaaatagaAGTTTTTTGTGTTAATACTACCTACTctgcatttaattaaaaaaacaaatgcctattatttattgctataccTGTTGTAAttgataaagtaataaatattgaaaaaagttatatattgtaagaagttaaaaatattgaaagaataactttattatcaacattgaatataaatactagatttttttttttaattctgagtTATTGTCACAATCTTGTAGTGGATATTTTCTCTATCGACCACGAAAAAGGTTGTATCTCTAGTATCTCTAGTCAtcaatatataagatataaaataatttcataacttACTAAAATTATGATTGCCAACAAAAACAACTGTATGTGCATTATGCAGATACGATCACtatcaagtaaaatattatttactgtacatTTTCACTGACTGCAgaaagaatttggtttgacagattttaatttaaaaaattaaattataataataatacgtttaaatttatttaattacaaataaagaaaaaatggtTATTACGAGGGCTCCAGTcgatgaaaaaaagtgacttttagaccaataagctagacaaaactggaagaatttgttttcacagatttaaattttgaaaacggattatgattgatcaacatgtttactagggaatgatagaggcgattttgaataNNNNNNNNNNNNNNNNNNNNNNNNNNNNNNNNNNNNNNNNNNNNNNNNNNNNNNNNNNNNNNNNNNNNNNNNNNNNNNNNNNNNNNNNNNNNNNNNNNNNNNNNNNNNNNNNNNNNNNNNNNNNNNNNNNNNNNNNNNNNNNNNNNNNNNNNNNNNNNTTTGGATATcacagctaaaaaaaaaaattcaaaatcgcctcgattGTTCCCTaataaacttgttgatcaatcataatccgttttcaaaatttaaatctgtcaaaacaaattcttccagttttgtctagcttattggtctaaaagtcacttttttttcatcgactGGAGCCCTTGTAATAaccattttttctttatttataattaaataaatttaaacgtattattattataaaatagataggtatgtccaaaatattatattatacttactaacaTTATATAGCCTAGGCGaaagaacaaaaaattaatgttatgtctcggaatgtcattataataaatacagaaaataCATCAATGTTTTTAACGAGTCATAGGTACTATCtaagttttttcaaataaaaaaaagatttgtgTGACGAATGTGAAAAATGTATGCTGTCAAGCCCAGAAAAAAAGAGTTacagaaaattatttatgataggtatttaataaacatagcAATTTCTAGAgacaaaaaaatactgataagaAACGATATATTAATGAACCAGAACTGGTGTTTGATTTGAAAAGAATACTTACTGCACCTCAAGATGaagaaagtttattttattacctacaaatGAAAGTTATCTGTGTAAAATTTCATTGGATTGTCTAGGTATACACGACTGATTCATGTGGAACGAGTCTGAGGTAAATAGAGGTTCAACTGGAATAGGGACATGTTTACTTTATGAAGTATATGACCGATAAAGGTATTAAAGAATTTTGTTTCAACTCCGATAATTGTCGTGATCAAAACTGAAATTGGTTTATTgtctgagagagaaaacaaatattgcgctgacatcttcttaaatcaaaatgatacattttttaaattatttactttttactatcatattttggctatgttaagttaaaagttaattttgaatgttggaaaaattagtctaaatgtataataactattttgttattattattttgttttggcagcaaccagtgaaaattattgta from the Acyrthosiphon pisum isolate AL4f chromosome X, pea_aphid_22Mar2018_4r6ur, whole genome shotgun sequence genome contains:
- the LOC100570813 gene encoding uncharacterized protein LOC100570813; amino-acid sequence: MLLNPFYEDHYYYSRSEQIVHDFIKFIFLFLISVFLNVNYYLKESTYDHKVHKIYQWLAVNTIFLSYFILAITYITINYNYPAILYYLVPICIIHLCQIYVVKSFYDDELLAARRLLPPLSSAVAGQSQEAVVNQNLSQNSVNVTLRPPATNSVYPVQSAPPLQEAGLQHRSNGAAFPVPLASHVYPQLHHNHPRHNDTEPHFQTSVSYQPGLSSVEVQHPQEYNNPPAYSSPYEQQAEIHSVRQI